The stretch of DNA gtgatCCTCTCACAAATGCaggtgggagggcaagtgggagTATCCATTTCCCCCACTTGCATTATccatttgcattttgtgagagacactatccgtcttcaatgagaatttgtggaaAATTAAATGGATTACGACTTGATTGTTTTTATAATTAAAAAGATATAGGAAGCGAAGTAGTTGGCAAGCATATATATGTGGGTTCCATGGACGTATATATTTCATAAATAGCAAACATTACATAAACATCTTCCATAAATGATTAATACGAAGTACTTCAGCCGATCACTTTCATAGACAACTCTTCGGGCTGTGCCGTGTCGTAGGCGTAAGAGTGCCAATGGTCCTACGTTGTAGCCGAACTGTGTAAAAGCTTTACAACAGCCTGTCTTTAATGTTTTCAAGGAATCGGAAATAAGCATGTCTCCACGATGTCTTGATAACTAAAGTACCAAAAACTCCCCAAAAACCAATGATAAATCCAAGGGCCACACTTATGTAAAGTCCAAGGAAAAAATTGAAGTCCTCATCCTTGCCTTTAACACTAGTATTATCGTCGTTGGGTACATTGGAGGGCTTTTGATTTTTCGTACAACTTGGGAGTGGCGCGCCACAAAGTCTTGTGTTTCCTGCATATGATGACGCATTAAAGCTTTGTAGCTGAGTGCTAACTGGAATTTCCCCAGACAAATTATTGTTTGAGACATTTAAGATTCCGAGAGTAGTCACTTTCGCTAGGCTTACAGGAATTTCTCCAGTAAAATGATTGTCCGACAAATCAAGAAGCTCTAAAGCTGTTAGGTTTCCGATTTCCAGTGGAATTTTACCGCTCAGTTTGTTTTTTGATAAGTCCACGGCTTCTAATCCATTCAGCATTGATATTCCATCTGGAATTTGACCACTCAACTCATTTCTTGATAGATCAATAGATTTAACAAACCTAAGTGTATGTTTGAATCTTTTCTCCCCTCCTTTCCATGAAACAATTACAGTTTCAGCTTCATGGTCATATGCAAGTATATCTCCGTAAACACCGATACTCAATCCATCATTAATAGAGTACAAACTTGTAGCTGTAAGCCTGTAATCCCCTCCATCGCCGTAAAATTGCCAATGTAATTCGGGATAACATCTGAGATGTGATTAATAGCAAGGTCTAATATTTGGAGGTTGTTGAGTTGGCAGATACTTTCAGGTATCTCTCCAATAAAATGGTTTTTACGAAGGATAAGAACGGCTAGACTTTGAGATGCATTACCAATCCATGGAGGTATGTACCCACTTAATAAATTGTGTCCTAGATTTAAGATCATTAAGGATGCCAAACTCTCAAATGTCTCCGGTAAAAATCCGGAAAAGCTGTTGTTATATAGGTGTAAGAACTCAAGATTCAACAAGGTACCAATGGATTTCGGTATTCTTCCAGAAAATCTATTATTTTCTAAGTGTAGGCTTGTTAGTTGGCTAAAATTCGCCCAACAATCCGGAAGCTCCCCAGAAAATAAGTTATTTGACAAGTCAAGTGTTACTAAACTAATTTCAGTTTTGGGACATAAGATATAAGAACAGTTAGAAAACCTATTATCATTCAGGTATAAATTGTCTGTGTTTGCAAAGGCTGATGGTATAACACCTTCAAAGAGATTTGAACTCAAGTCTATTGCGAAAACATTTAATATGTATGGCAGATTTGGGATTATTCCGTAAAACTGATTATAAGACATattctgtaataccccgtatttttatataatatattaaacggatattattgaattaaatggatattattaaacggatattattatatattaattattatacattttatattactaattatgtcgggttaaatgttagtcgataattacgttaaacTATCGTgagttaattgtgacgggtttatatggaagtCGAAATGTGAGTGAACCATTGAGTGCCCAATAACTATTCAAATTtatttaaccctaaaccctaaccctaatagtgtAACCTAACCCTAATAACCCTAcctaacccgcctccctcctctcaAATCccatcaacccgcctccctccttcaccaaaACCAAATCTCAGATTTTCATGCttagaaagagagagagagtggtCGTGGTTGCTGACGGCACAGCAAGGAACAGCTAGGGGTGTTTGTCGACGGtcgtgggtggccgtggtggctgtggTAGTGGCGGCAAGGTAAGCATTCCACACCCTTTTCTGATTTCATTGTTATGTCGGGGTTTTGGTGGTCGTTTTATGTCTGATATGGGTATTGCTGGTGGCGGTTGAaggggtatatgggtagggtggttagATGCGCCCATGTTGGTGGCGGTTAGGGTGACTGTAGACGGTGGAAATGGTGGCAGGAGGTCTTGTCGACAGAGACCATAAAAACGGGTTTGGGTATGTGTTTCAGGCGAGTTTAGAGGGGTAactttggggtggcaccaccgtgactagggggaggtcgaaatggtggtgccactgTACCTGGGTGCACTACTTGGCGGCGAGCAGGGCAGTGGTGTTTTGGGCAGGGGCGAGTtgatggttgcggtggtggtgaggaGAGAACAGAGGTTGTTGGTGATGATGCACGGTGAACCACGCCAGTTGCCAGCCCTGGTgtgactcgccggcggcagtcgaccaggctggtggtggttgttggtggtggggttgaagtggggaccacgcctggtggttgtcgcggtggtttaGGCGGCAGGTGAATAGTGTGAGCGAGAGCGAAGGTGTGGGTCGTGTTTAATCGGGTTATTCGAGTTGGTTtttgttttgaaacgggttttattagtttaatcgttataattcatTAATGGGtcgtactcttaattaattaatataattcccgtgtcattaaataatgtagttaatttaattcccgaattatttaatataattagagacgggtttgagtcgggattgtttgagttgtttaaggATTGATTCGGGTATTTataaatcgtataattcgtttaaataATCGTGTTGGTTTAAGttccgagttaattaaaataaaataataattaattaactagaagcGGGATTTTGagacgggtttgttaaaatgaaaaggctactatatcgggaaagtttccattctaagaaattctactttagtaactttctattttgggaagttgggtcaaatgactaatcgggttattttagttaccaTTGGGCATAAGTGGGTGTCGAATGCATTtcggaaagcttctattttgggaaattactatatttagtagttagtaattataattattataattgttttaggtgacgaattcatgaaggatcgataatcaaattcattgctttactttctggactgcttaactgcttaattggattgctgacactttgaggtagggaaatacacttactctattaacgtcgttgaattgtgttgactggattcctggttgttgatttacgttatcatttatattcggaaaggtgattgactgatttgatcgtattgagtatgatatcacaacatcgggtaacgacatgactttatgatttatcgattcatgatttatatacatattgcattgcattaattattgttgagcatttcatatgcattggagttggaggaggatgtggtggtgacgatgttgagatacgatgtgatgttgtgataaggcccaggcggttctgcagacttgccctggtgtcctcaaaagTTGAGTTTGcggatcgacttcggtcgatattcatagtctaccggggatcggtatggctgggcgttccggggtatgagatgtgtgtgatgagttgagatgaagatggaggtgacggagtatcatgcatatcatattttattgctttattgttttccctactcaacctcgtggttgaccccgtattcgtgaacaccgtgatgaaccgttttatgggagcGAGACTTGACAGTTTAAGAGgtagaacgggagctggatgggcgtgagacattggatcagacgacttagtagctagatcatcatctagaagtctttcacttttatttatgtcagttcttgtaatttgagttgaaaagaggatttgtaataattaagttaaaatattatataaattgccttggagtttaatttgttattcactacctcgggaaaccgagatggtaacagtccgttttattagagaatgtcttgacgaggacttcttttataaaccggggtgttacatattCAAGTATAGAAGATTGGGCGACGACAATGAGTTACAGAAGGAAACAGGAATGCTGTCAGAAATGCCTGTTTTTGAAACATCAAAGTATGAGCAATTTGTTTGCAACTGAAGCCACTTTGGAAATCGTGGGCCTAACCTGCAGGATCGCAGTTGAATTACATCTAGCTTAAATGGCGGAATCCAGTCCTCCTCAATGTTTATTACCAATCCTGGGTTGTTTGACAAGTATAGTTTACGTAATCTTGAAAGTCCCAACAAGTGAGTATGAGTAAGAGTACCATTCAAAGAGTTGGAAGAAACATCCAAATTCTCGAGCATGGTAAGTTGTCGTATACCTAGACTAATCTCACCTTTAAGCTTGTTACCGCCAAGGTATAATTCCTTTAAAGAGGATAATGAACCGATATTATCAGGAATTCCACCCCAAAAACGGTTAGATCTCAAATCGAGTGCTAACAGTGCACTGTTATTACACTTGACTAAAGAATGGATGACATTACTTAGCTCATCAGTGAAATTATTTTTCTTCAAGTAGAGTTGTTCCAAGTTGCATAACTTgcttattattttgaaaatactCCCTTGAAACCCTTTTCCAGAAAGGTCGAGATACGAAAGGGAGTGAAAATTCTCAAATTCGCTTGGGATAGGAACTTGTATTACATTCCATGAAAGATCAAGATGTACAAGTTGGTTAGTGATTCTAGGCAACTTGAACAACCACTGGAATATTGAACTGTCATTGAAATGATTTTCAGAAAGGTTGATTGTATGGAGAGTGACTGATGAATTTACGTATGAAAATGATGACGGAATTATTGTAGAAAGTTCACAAGAAATCATAGAAAGAACACGTAATGAAGGTAAACTGTTAACAATAGTAATCCAATTTGTGACTTGACTGAGATTCGCACCAGTCAAATCAAGATATCTCAACAAAGTTAGACGAGAAATCCACGATAAACTATGCACAAGAACATCACCATAAGCCAAATATAGATCCAAAGTTATTAACTTAGAGAGATTACCCAAATGATGAGGTATTTCTCCATGAAAATTATTATGGTTTAGGTGTAGATGTTTCAAATGCTTTAACTCACCTAAGGTAGGACTCACTTTACCTTCTAGGCATAGACCGGCATCAGAACCTAAATTGAGCTTGATGACATGACTGGTCAAGTTACTACAGAGGACCCCACGCCATCGGCAACAGTCTGTATGGGGTTCCCACGAAGTGAGCAGCCCACAATTATCGGTTGTGATGCCATGTTTGAAATGGAGGAGGGCATCCCTCTCACGGTCAATACATTGGATGTGATTACTACGGTTATGACCGGGAGTAAGGTAACATATGCAAGGGGACAAAACAAGCCATGAAAGTAGAATAAGGACGACAAGGGGATACAATGATTTCATTTTTATGGTGGATGCTATAGTAATTTTGAGGAATGAAGCTGGTAGTTTGGAGCAAGTAGTGTATATATACATCCAATAATGACTTCGAAAATGGGATTTGTGATCAAGTGGCTTTGTGGATAGTGATAGGGTGCCACCGTGTGATGCTCAAATTGGGTGCTTAAGTAGCACAGACACTTCTCCTAATCAGTCGTCCCGTGTTCAGGGGCGGCCCATTGGATTTGGAGGCCCTGTTCAAATATTAGGTGGAGGCCCCTACGATAATCGCCCTTATTTTTTATAGTCGTAAGAAAATATGAGACCTTTAATGTATGAGGAGGTGTaatattcaaaatttcaaatactCTAAATATAAAATTAATCGCGTTAATGATTCGATTTTAATCATAAAACTTTAGTTATATTTTTTTTCTTGTAAAAACAAATATTCTCTCTAGTTCTTCCAATTAGCTTATTTATACTTTTACTTCTAGGAGTAAAGTAATTTGAAAAATAACGCTACAATAAAAAAATTAGTACGGTAAGTGCATCATCGATAATAACATGCATATTTGTTCCGTTAAATAAGATCACTTTTCTAAGAATTCTTACATCATTCTTATTTAAGACTGTCTTAACTTATAGACTGTTTTCACACCCGATTAAATTAGAAGTAGTAGTAAAAAACAAGGGAGTTAGAGGTTTCAGGTTAAGACGATCATAAGTAATTAAGACCAACATTTTTTTTAAAGCGACAAAATTATCTGGAGTCACTTACACTAAAATGGTGGATTGCTTTTAAATATTGAGGGGATACTTCATACAAATGAACTTTTAAAATTTACGAAGTCAAAATTAACAAGAGattaaaaaagaagaagaaagaaactaaaataattaattaaagctaactaataaaaaaaagaaattaattaattagttgacTGAGTCATCATTCATCAACTATCAATTACTTTACGAGCCTATTGTTATATACGAGATCGATGCGGAAAATGGAAATACAacaaaaaaaatcccaaaaataatTGATGTAAAGCGGAAAATGGGaatacaacaaaaaaaaaccccaaaaataaTTGATGTAAAATGACAACATGAGGGAATAGAGCCTAGGACCTAGGTAGGCTTTCTTTGTTGTTTGCTATTAGGCTCATTACCACTATGCCATAAGAATGCTTGTTGACATCATAGAACGTAATTAAATACTTAAACAATAACTCTTTTTAGATGAGGCCCCCAAACTCATTGGGCCCCGGTTCGGTGAACCGAATTGGACAGGGTATGGGCCTCCTCTGCCCGTGTTGGACACCGACACTCCTCGGACACATGCCGAAACGTGTCGGAAACCTATAAAGtcgtgtctaactttctacattTATTTAGGCACGTGTGCATgcgacgcgtgtccatggtatttgggtcgtgtccgacgcgtgtccatgacatttggacatcatttggggtgaatgaTATTCTTTAAACGAGAAATGAAATGTCGATTAGAAGATGCATTTGGATGGtaaatgaaaatgagttataatcaagggcaagttttactttcacttatttaaatttaatatcaaatacttttataaaaataaaatcggacgtttataattataaaatatacaatttattaaatttaaataacgtgtcccgtgtcctaaatttcatgggataccgtgtcacgtgtccgtgccgtgtccgtgtccgttttagTGCAACTTAGTTgggtgccaccctctcacatgcattCTTAATTGAAAGGGTCCAcactcaccccatgtgagagCAGGGTGGCGCCCAAACTGAGTGCCACCTGGTGATGCCTTtcattttccaatttcttttgaTTTAGCCTTTATTATTTTGTTTGGTTCTAAACAtcatttagcaaaaaaaaaaaaaaaaaacttccagTTAATGCATACATGCATTGAAATTGAATAATGAGATGGCGTCATCGGGTGGTACTTAAATTGAGCGCCATCCGGGACATAATAGTAAAATTCTTGTGTATTTTCACTTCCCTTTCTTGTTTTCCCTACCTAATACTACAAACAAAAAATATTCCTTTCATATAGCTAATTGAAAAATAATTCCCACCATATAGCTTGGTTAGATTTGGATGATACAAGTCATAAGTTATGTAAAAACTAACCATAGTCAAATTGATACTAGTGTTGTGAAAATCATTAAAATTGGTAAATCAGAAATTGAGAATCATAGTAAAATTTCTATACCAACTCAAAAGGGACAAGTTCTTCTATTTAATTAAACGTTATATACTTTAGTTTTGCTTAGTTGAAGACTTTGAGCACTACTTTATAATTGTGTCCATTATTTTTGCATGAGTCTAATATTGATAGTAGCATATATACATGATCATACATTAGTAATTTTTTTAGTCGTACCAATAAGAAAGCTAGGAAGTATATttgttattttatggatttttgcgTGCAATAAAAGTACCCAAAACTTATTTTGATTCAAGTTATGTGGATAATAATCTTCTCCAGCTCCTTGTCATTTGATAGGTGCTATGATCATGCGTATAAATCTCAACATCATCACATTTTTGCGTACGACTATTCTTTGACAATGATCATCACTAGGTCTATTATTAGGTCTGATGGGATATTCTCGCACCAATTGACCGAAATCAACATATTGAAGCGAAGTTAAAGCTAAAAGACAAAAAAGTCAACACCGAATGTACCTAATCGACGACGCGACTGTCGGCTCactcacttgggtctcggctcgaactagccggccgagaggcatatccgcgtactttCACATCCAAATCCCTAAGATGGAGTCAACCAGCTCCGCACGCCGCCATGGGTTCCTCGgtcgagggtaagatagtctttccaccggcttcaccacttggccactacgtgacaaaaggtgaaagtctataaatactccacttctctcattgagaaaagaaTCCCAAAAATTAACTAGAAAtccaataatctggtataaactcccttatctctctacaatatacttttgccaagtaacatacaacttatctcgagtacgttcggccccaagccgagccctcagtttgttcatcttaaacagaaaagagtgaaaggaagagacaagccgtgacatcattcaacaagctcacgtggtcacaataactgctccgaaattacacccggaacaaggtCCATGATAAGATTTAAATTAGTTGGTAGTAGTTTTTATAATTGTTCatgagaagaagaaaaaaatatgTTCTACTATCCCAAGATATGAACAGTactcttagggtgtgtttggatagaaggaattggagggaaaagaaagggagggagagtatgagatttaaaatcccttatttggataggaaatgagggtggagggaaatggagggggagagatttggagggaatcAATTTCCCTtttccaagcctaatcaaaatctctccacaatatgcaagatttggagggaaattgtatctaAACAACCACATTCCATTCCCCATCCCCTTCCCTtctttccctttcccttccctccttcctcctcccttccctttcccttaacttttgctatccaaacacacataatgggtgtgtttggatagcaaaagtggagagaaagggaggggagggggaaggagggaaggggaagggagaggagggagggggagggggaatgtagtgtggttgtttggatacaatttccctccaaatctcgcCTATCGTGAGAGTTTTGATTAGCTGAAGGAGGAATTGGATCCcttcaaatctctccccctccatttccctccaccctcatttgctatccaaataagggattttaaattccctactctccctccctttcttttccctccaaatacctcaatccaaacacacccttagtatATACTTCCTCATATTCGCTATAATGTTTCCCTTTTCTTTGACACGATACTTAAGGAATActattaaaaatgaataaaggacattggtggggttggtgataggagagagggatgaattattagaAGTTAAATAAGTAGTTGTGggccaaaatattaaggaaagtaataaaataagagtaaaagatcGAGTTGTTTGGGTTTGGTGATATGAGAGAagaataataaaataagagtaaaagtaacaaaaaaaaaagaaaggggaacattacttgaatatcATTATTgaaatttttttcattttaatgGTCATAAACTTGCACAATTCCAGTCCACTACATAAGAATTACGTGGAAAGATAAAAGACTCAAACATCTATAGACAAAGACTTAAACATACAGCTCTTTCATAGACAAGTCTTCCTTGCCCAAAGAATCGGGCAGTTTGGTCATTTATTACTTATATTAGTCATTGGAGGCCAATGATATCATAGCTATTAGCTGCAATTCATTGGGTGTGTAGATGTAGTTTAGCTGCAGGTTATTGGATGTGGATGTTTCATTGCTCTTTGATCGAGTTGCAGTTTAATTTTAAATTCTTGTCCAATAGCCAACCTCAAACTTGAAATTTCTGTAACG from Silene latifolia isolate original U9 population chromosome 10, ASM4854445v1, whole genome shotgun sequence encodes:
- the LOC141606487 gene encoding receptor-like protein EIX1, producing MYIYTTCSKLPASFLKITIASTIKMKSLYPLVVLILLSWLVLSPCICYLTPGHNRSNHIQCIDRERDALLHFKHGITTDNCGLLTSWEPHTDCCRWRGVLCSNLTSHVIKLNLGSDAGLCLEGKVSPTLGELKHLKHLHLNHNNFHGEIPHHLGNLSKLITLDLYLAYGDVLVHSLSWISRLTLLRYLDLTGANLSQVTNWITIVNSLPSLRVLSMISCELSTIIPSSFSYVNSSVTLHTINLSENHFNDSSIFQWLFKLPRITNQLVHLDLSWNVIQVPIPSEFENFHSLSYLDLSGKGFQGSIFKIISKLCNLEQLYLKKNNFTDELSNVIHSLVKCNNSALLALDLRSNRFWGGIPDNIGSLSSLKELYLGGNKLKGEISLGIRQLTMLENLDVSSNSLNGTLTHTHLLGLSRLRKLYLSNNPGLVINIEEDWIPPFKLDVIQLRSCRLGPRFPKWLQLQTNCSYFDVSKTGISDSIPVSFCNSLSSPNLLYLNIICLIISFTE